In the Novosphingobium resinovorum genome, CCATCGGCACGCGCGACATGCTTTCCACGCCCGCAGCGATGACGACGTCCTGCGTGCCCGAGAGCACCGCCTGCGCCGCGAACTGGATCGCCTGCTGCGACGATCCGCACTGGCGGTCGATCGTCACTGCCGGAATGCGGTCGGGCAGCGAGGAGGCGAGGACGGCGTTGCGCCCGACATGGAACGCCTGCTCACCGGCCTGCGTGACGCAGCCCATGATGACGTCGTCGATGACGTTGGGGTCGATGCCGCTGCGCGCGACCACCGCTTCGAGCACGCGCGCGGCCATGTCGACCGGGTGCCAGTCGCGCAGGCGGCCGTTGCGGCGTCCGCCGGCGGTTCGTACGGCGCTTACGATATAGGCTTCAGGCATTTCGGGTTCTCTCCGTTGGATCGTGGGAATATGGGGTGCGTCGCAGGTTAGGCGAGGGTTACGTGCCCGTGCCCGCCTGCCGCGCGGCGGTGTTCCAGCCGCCGCTGAACGAGAAGTACTGCGCGGTCTGGTAGCGGCTGGAGCCGTCGAGCAGCGGCATGCAGAAGGCCGCGAGTTCGGCCATCGTGCCCATGCGGCCGGCCGGACTCTCGCTTTCGAGTTGGCGGCTCCAGGGGCCGGAGGGGACGTGGCGGTCGTCCAGCCCCTCGGCCGGCGCGCCGGGGAAACCGGGGCCGACGACGTTCTTTGAGCCCACCGCGTTGATACTCAGCCCTTCGCCCGCATGTTCGAGCGCGGCGGCCTGTACGAGAAAACTCTGGCCTGCACGCACGGCGCCGTAGATCGACCAGCCGGGTTCGGGGCGAGCGCCGGCGTCGCTGGTGAAGACGACGATCTGGCCGCCGCCCGCTGCCCGCAGGGGCGGGATCAGGACCTGCAGTGCGTGCAGCGTGCTCGTCGCATAGCCGGCGAGTTCGGTGAGATCGGAAGGGGCGGCGGCCAGCAGCGGTCCGCTGCAGAAGACCGCAGCAGTCCCGCTCGGCGGATAGATCGCCGCGCAATCGAGGCGGCCGAAACGGGCGAGCGCGCCATCGACCAGGCGTCGCCAGCCCGTTGCCTCGGCAAGCGAGCCGGGCCCGGTGAGCGGCACTTCGGCGAGGCCGATCGCACAGACCTGCGTTTGCCCGCCCAGTTCCTCCACCAACGCTTCGTCGGCGCCATGGAGGACGAGCGAATGGCCACCCGCGGCGAGCGCTCGGGCCAAGGCCGGCCCGACGTATTCACCGGCCCGAGTCACCAGCGCAACGCGATGGTCCATGCGAAAATTTCTCCTCTCTCCGGCGCAATCCGCGCTTTCGCGCCAGTTTCCCGGCAGCGCCGCGCCCTTGCGTTGCTATCAGGATCGGACTATAAATTAATACAAGTAATTTCACAATCTCGTGGAGTGGATGATGAAAAACCGCATTTTCAGCGCGGACGCGCATATCGTCGAGCCGCGCACGCTGTTTCTCGACGGACTGCCCGCCAGCCTCCAGAAGCACGCCGTCAGCGCCGCGATGGAAGACGGCTACATGAAGATGAAAGTCGGCCCCGACGTCGTCCACCGCCAGCGTCTGTCGGCCGCCGCGCCCGATGGAGGAGACATCGGCCGCTCCAAGCGCAAGGGGGCCTCCAACCTCGTCGGCCGCCTGGAAGACATGGAGATGGAGGGCATCGACTGCGAACTGGTGTTCCCGACGCTTGGCCTCGTGCTCTACTTCGTGCGCGACCGCGAGGCCGCGGTGGCCTCCAGCCAGCTCTACAACGACTGGGCGCTGCAGTTCTTCGGGGAGCACCGGCACATGTTCGTGCCCTCTGCGATGCTGCCCGCGCTCGCGATCGAGGATATCCTCGCCGAACTGCGCCGGGTGGGCACGCTGGGCTACACCGCCGCGATGCTGCCCACGATTACCGGCGCGGCGCTGCCCGCCTACAACGACGAGGCGTGGGATCCGGTGTTCCGCCTTGCCGGCGACCTCGGCATCGTCTTCACTTTCCACACCGGCACCGGCGACCGGCCGTGGATTTCGGAGCGGGGCCCGGGCGCGGCGGTCATCAACTACGCGACGCAGATGAACGAGGGGATCGACGCGACGATGCGGCTGGTCTCGGGCGGAGTGCTCGATCGCAATCCCGATACGAAGATCTGCTTCGTGGAAAGCGGCGCGAGCTGGCTCGCCGCGCTCGCCGAGCGGATGGACGAGGTCTACGAGGCGCACAACTACTACGTGCGCCCGGTGCTGAGCCTCAAGCCCAGCGAGATCATCCAGCGGCAGGTGAGCTGTGCGTTCCAGCACGACCGCGCCTGCATCATGTCGCGCGAGGTCACGGGCCTGAAGTCGCTGCTCTGGGCGACCGACTACCCGCACGCCGAAGGCACTTTCCCGAAATCGCGCAAAGTCGCCGCACACTTGTTCGACGGGATCGAGATCGGCGAGGATGAGAAGGCGGCGATCCTGGGCGGCAACGCTTTTGACCTGTTCCGTCCCGCCCCGCCGCCGCAGGGAATCAAGGCGGCGGCCTGAGCGGAACGGCATTTTCGGTCCATTCGCGGTGCCGCCAGGTTGGCGGCACCGTTGGCGCGGGCGTTCGAGACGCGCGGGGCTGACCGGATTATTCGAGAAGGATGAAGGCATGGAATTGCAAGGGGTGGGGGCGATCGTGACCGGCGGCGCTTCGGGGCTGGGCGGTGCGACCGCAAGGATGCTGGCGAGCCACGGCGCTAAAGTGGCGATCTTCGATCTCAACGAGGAGGTGGGCAGTCAGACCGCGGAAGCGATCGGCGGCATCTTCTGCAAGGTGGACGTGGCCAACGAGGCCAGCGTCGTCGCCGGGATCGACAAGGCGCAAGACGCCCATGGCGTCGCGCGCGTGCTGGTGAACTGCGCGGGCGTGGCGCCGGCGATCAAGACGGTGGGCAAGGAGAACGTGCCCCATCCGCTCGACGCCTATCGCCGCGCGATCGAGATCAACCTGATCGGGACCTTCACCGTCATCAGCAGGTTCGCCGCCCGGCTCGCCGATGCCGATCCGCTCGGCGAGGAGCGCGGGGTGATCGTCAACACCGCATCGGTCGCCGCCTACGACGGGCAGGTGGGGCAGGCTGCCTATGCCTCCTCGAAAGGCGGGGTGGTGGGCCTGACGCTGCCGGTCGCGCGCGATCTGGCGCAGCACCGAATCAGGGTCATGACCATCGCGCCGGGCATCTTCCTCACGCCCATGCTGATGGGGCTGCCGCAGGCGGCGCAGGATAGCCTGGGCACGCAAGTTCCCCATCCCAGCCGGCTCGGCAGGCCCGAGGAATATGCCCAGCTGGTCGAGAGCATCATCGCCAATCCGATGCTCAACGGCGAAGTCATCCGTCTCGACGGCGCCATCCGGATGGCGCCGCGATGAGCGACGCGGCCGTGCTTTCGATCGATGCCGAAGCGATCGCCGACCGGGTAGAGGCTTTCGTGCGCGAGGTCGTGGTGCCTTACGAGAAGGACCCGCGCATCGCCGTTCACGGCCATGGGCCGCCCGAGGACCTCGTCGTCGAACTGCGGGCGAAGGCGCGGGCGGCGGGCGTGCTCACCCCGCATATCCTGCCCGGCGGCGCGCACCTGACGCAGCGTGACACGGCGAAAGTGCTGATCCGTTCGGGCCTGTCTCCGCTGGGACCCGTCGCGGTCAACACCATGGCGCCCGACGAGGGCAACATGTACCTGCTGGGCAAAGTCGGCTCGGCCGAGCAGAAGACACGGTTCCTCGATCCGCTGGTGCGCGGCGAGGCGCGCTCGGCCTTCTTCATGACCGAACCGGCGGCCGAAGGGGGCGCCGGTTCCGATCCTTCGATGATGCGCACGACTTGCGAGATGGACGGCAACCACTGGGTCATCAACGGGCGCAAGGCGTTCATCACCGGCGCGCAAGGGGCCAGGGTGGGCATCGTGATGGCGAAATCGCAGGACGGCGCCTGCATGTTCCTGGTCGACCTTCCCGATCCGGCGATCCGCATCGAGCGGGTGCTCGACACCATCGACAGTTCGATGCCGGGCGGCCACGCGATCATCGCCATCGAGAACCTGCGCGTTCCCGCCGACCAGATGCTCGGCGCCAGCGGCGAGGGGTTCCAGTACGCGCAGGTCCGCCTGTCGCCGGCGCGCCTGTCGCACTGCATGCGCTGGCTGGGCGCCTGCATCCGCGCGAACGAGATCGCCACCGCCTATGCCTGCACCCGCCAGGCCTTCGGCAAGCTGCTGGTCGACCACGAGGGCGTGGGCTTCATGCTGGCGGACAATCTCATCGACCTGCGCCAGTGCGAGCAGATGATCGACTGGTGCGCCGGGATACTCGACGGCGGCTCGCTGGGCACGGCGGAAAGCTCGATGGCCAAGGTCGCGGTCTCCGAAGCGCTGATGCGGGTGGCGGATCGCTGCGTGCAGGTGATGGGCGGCACCGGGGTTTCGGGCGACACCATCGTCGAGCAGGTCTTCCGCGAGATCCGGGCCTTCCGCATCTACGATGGGCCCACCGAAGTCCATAAATGGTCGCTGGCCAAGAAAGTGAAGCGCGATTTCCTGAAGGCCAAAGCCGCATGAGCGGATTGCCGGACGAGAACGTCGGGACCACGGCGGTGCGCGAAGGCTATGGCTTCGACGAGGCGGCCCTGGCGGACTGGATGCGCGGCCATGTCCCCGGCTATGCGGGGCCGCTGCAGGTCGAGCAGTTCCGCGGGGGCCAGTCCAACCCGACCTACAAGCTGGTCACGCCGGGCAGGACCTATGTCCTGCGTCGCAAGCCGCCGGGCCTGTTGCTCAAAGGTGCGCATGCCGTAGAGCGCGAGGCCAAGGTGCTGACGGGGTTGGAAAAGGCAGGGTTTCCGGTTGCCCACGTCCATGCCCTATGTACCGACGACGCGGTGATCGGGACGTGGTTCTACGTCATGGACATGGTCGAGGGGCGGATCTTCTGGGATGCCACGGTGCCCGGCGTCCCGGCCGGTGAGCGGGCGGCGATCTTCGATGCGATGAACGCGGCCATGGCCAGCCTGCACATGGTCGACTACGCCGCCGTCGGCCTTGCCGACTACGGAAAGTCCGGAAACTACTTCGCCAGGCAGATCGCCCGGTGGTCCCGGCAGTACCTCGACGATAGCGAGGCAGGGCGGGACCCGAACATGGACCGCCTGCTGGAGTGGCTGCCCGCCAATATCCCCGTCGGCGACGATGCCACCACCATCACCCATGGCGATTTCCGCATCGACAACATGATCTTCCATCCCACCGAGCCGCGCGTGCTCGCGGTGCTCGACTGGGAACTTTCGACGCTGGGGCATCCCGGCGCCGACTTCGCGTACAATGCGATGATGTACCGGATGCCACCGTATATCGTGGCGGGGCTCGGCGGTGCGGACATCGCCGCGCTGGGGATTCCCGGCGAGGAGGAATACGTCGCTGCCTATTGCGCCCGCACGGGGCGCGAGTCGCTGCCGGGGTACGACTTCTACGTCGCGTTCAATTTCTTCCGCCTCGCGGCGATCTTCCACGGCATCAAGGGACGGGTCCTGCGCGGCACCGCCTCTTCGGCGCAGGCGCACGAGCGGGTGCGGATCCTGCCCGAACTTATGGAACTGGCCTGGCAGCAGGCGCGGCGGGCAGGGGCGTGACAGGCGATGCACGCGGGCCATCGCCGCATGCGCGCCGCACCGCGCCGTGCGGCAGACTTCATGGGAGTGAACTGACATGACGACGATCAACACACGGATCACCCGGATGCTCGGCATCGAGGCGCCGATCGTCCAGGGCGGGATGATGTGGGTCGGCCGCGCCGAACTTGCCGCCGCGGTGTCCAACGCCGGCGGGCTGGGTATCCTGACCGCGCTGACCCAGCCCACGCCCGACGACTTGCGCAGGGAGATCGCGCGCTGCCGCGAGATGACCGACAAGCCTTTCGGGGTCAACCTGACGATCCTGCCGTCCGTGAGCCCGCCGCCTTATGCCGAATACCGCAAGGCGATCATCGACAGCGGCGTTACGATCGTCGAGACCGCCGGGCACAAGCCCCGGGAGCATGTGGAGGATTTCAAGGCGCATGGCGTGACCGTCCTCCACAAGTGCACTGCAGTGCGCCATGCGCTCTCCGCCGAGCGGATGGGCGTGGATGCGATCTCCATCGACGGCTTCGAGTGTGCGGGCCATCCCGGCGAGGACGATATTCCGGGCCTCGTCCTGATCTCGGCGGCGGCGGATCAAGTGACCGTGCCGATGATCGCCAGCGGAGGGTTCGCCGATGGCAGGGGGCTGGTCGCCGCGCTTGCGCTGGGGGCCGAAGGCATCAACATGGGGACGCGCTTCTGCGCGACGGTGGAGGCACCGATTCACGAGCGGGTGAAGCAGTTCATCCTCGACAACGACGAGCGCGGGACCAACCTGATCTTCCGCAAGTTCCACAATACCGGACGCGTCGCCCGCAATAGCGTGTCGGACGAGGTCGTGGCCATTTCCGCGCGGGCGGATGCCGTCTTCGAGGACATTCGCCCGCTGGTGTCGGGCGCCAGGGGCCGTCTCGCGCTGGAGACCGGCGACATCGATGCCGGGCTCGTCTGGGCAGGACAAGTGCAGGGCCTGATCCGCGATATACCGAGTTGCGCGCAGCTTGTCGCGCGCATCGTGCGCGAGGCTCGCGAGATCATCGCGTCGCGGCTGGCCGGCATGCCGGGCGTGACGTCGCAGGTCGCTGCCTGAATCGGAAATCGCGCCGGTTTGATCGATGAAGCCGACGCGGGGATCACTTGGCCGCAAGTTCCCCCTTCGACACCGGCGAGGCCATGGTGATTTCGGTGGTAGCACCAAACCTGAGGTGGGCGGTGATCTTGCCCAACCTGTCCAGCAGCACGCCCTCGCGGTTGCGCACATAGCTGCCGTCGACGACAGTCACCTGGTCGGGCGCCGCGCTTGCCACCGCCCCGCCCGGGTGGCCCTGGAAATGGCTGCCAGCACGGCACTCGGTCGCAACCTAATTAGAGCTACGTCGCGGCTTTCACCGGCTTGCGATTACCCATAAGTTTCGAGCCCCACGCCGATCTGGATGTCGGCAAGTCGACGTAGGCCGCGCCAGACGACGGTGTTACCCGGGGCGGGTCTGAAGTTCTTGCGAGATAACCGCCGAGACGGGCCAATTTCATTCGCTCGTCGTTCGTATTCTGGGTTTGCATCGGCGGGTTCAACGGGTGGCGGCAACACAAGCTTGAAAGCGCTCTGCGGGTATTTGGTATTCGAGCGTTTTCCTTGGTCGTTCGTTGAGTTGCCGGGCAACGGCACTCAGCTTGGTCTTGGCTGTATAGCTACAGATCGGTTCCTCTGGGGAAATACTGTCGCAGCAGGCGATTGGTGTTTTCGTTTGATCCTCGCTGCCAGGGCGATTGCGGATCGCAGAATGATCGGCCAGTTCCTTGCCGCGATCCCAGGTGAGCGACTTGTAGAGTTCGCGCGGCAGGCGCTGCGTCTGCCTGATCAGCGCAGATACGACGCTCCTTGTGTCCTTGTTGGCGACCTTGACCAGCATCACATAGCGCGAATGGCGTTCGACCAGCGTGGCGATGTAGCTGTTCTTCGTGCCTCCGATCAGGTCGCCTTCCCAGTGGCCGGGAATGGCGCGGTCCTCGACAGAGGCGGGGCGCTCGCTGATCGACACGGTATCCCTGATCTGGCCGAGGCCATTGCGCTTGAGGCTGGCGTGCCGCGATCGGCGGATGGTGCGCCGGGCTCGCAGATGGTCCAGCAGTTCCTTCTTCAGAACTCCCCGCGCCTGTATGTACAGGCTTCTGTAGATGGTCTCGTGCGACACCTGCCTGTGGGGCTCCTAGGGAAAGCTGCGCCTGAGCCACCCCGCAATCTGTTCCGGTGACCATTTGCGGCGCAGCTTCGCCGATACTGCCTTGGCCATGGCGGCGAGCAAGCCAGCTTGCAGGGCTTGGGCCGCAAGACACGGTCCCATGCCGCCTGATCGGACGCGGTCGCGCGATACCGTGCAAGGCCGCCGTTACGCCCGACTTCGCGACTGATCGTCGAGGGCGCGCGGCCCAGTCGCCGTGCTATCGCACGCAAGGGTTCACTGGCGCTCAGGCCGCGCGATATCTCCTCCCGCTCGGCAAGGTTCAGCGCACGGCTGCCACGCTTGCGATCGGCGGGCCGGATACCGCCGGTCGGCGAAATCACCGAGAATACCCACAATGACTCGCGATCGAACCTTCGTCCAATCGAACTCATCGACTCCCCGCGCTGCCAACGATCCCATATCTCCGCTCGCTGGCTGGCCGTGTAATATATCCGACGACGCTGCTTCATCGCGGCACTCCATCTTACCCAAAGGATTAAAGTGTTGCCTCCACTCGTTGAACCCACCATCCACTAGTGGACGTTTCGTATCGCATGCGACACGCATCAATTAAGAAGGGACATCATTACATCGACCTTCTAGAGATTGAACCAACACCCGGTGTTTCGGAATTTGATCCTGATTGGCATTCGGTTCGAAAAGAAAGGTGAAACTGTCACTTTCAGGAGCAGGAAGCCACGGGATGCTCGCGTCGGATAAGTGATCCTTTGGTACTTCAAAACTGGTGCCCAGCAACACTTTGATGGGTGGCTTATGCAAGTGCTCCTGCCGCCGCCCATAGCGTTGCTGCTGCTCCGATAGCTACCGTAACGGCTTTCATCATCGCGCCTTGCTGCACCACGCCGAGCCTTGTCGCAAACGTCCGTGATGGGGTGGTTGCTGCCGAAAGCCAAGGCTAGGCTTCAGTCAGGCAGGTAGGGGTCCCTTTCTGTGCCAGCCGGTCCGCTCCTAAATATATTTTTCAAATATATACAGGGCCTTACTATGGGTCGGGTTGGGGCTCCGCTTTGGCGTCGATATACAGTTCACGCTGGCGCAGAAGCAGTTTTTCTGCTTCGAGCACGAGGAAAAGCAGCAATCCGGCCGCAAGCACCATCACCCAGTCGATGAGGGACATGGGACGGCTGGCAAAGGCGGCGTGCATGAAGGGCGCATAAGTGAACAGCAACTGGGCACCCGCCACGACGCCGATCGCGCCGAGTACGGCGGGGGTCCCCAGCGCGCCGTGCCAGGTCATCGAGCGCATGTGCAGGTAGCGCACGTTGAACAGGTAGAACACCTGTCCGACCACTAGGGTGTTCACGAAGATGGTCCGTGCAGTGTCGAGGTCGCGGCCCGTGCCGATCGCCTGGAAGAACATGCCCAGGCCGAGCCCCGCCAGCAATAACGAGACGAGCAGGGTCCGCCATAACAGGAACGAAGAGATCAACGG is a window encoding:
- a CDS encoding NAD(P)H-dependent flavin oxidoreductase encodes the protein MTTINTRITRMLGIEAPIVQGGMMWVGRAELAAAVSNAGGLGILTALTQPTPDDLRREIARCREMTDKPFGVNLTILPSVSPPPYAEYRKAIIDSGVTIVETAGHKPREHVEDFKAHGVTVLHKCTAVRHALSAERMGVDAISIDGFECAGHPGEDDIPGLVLISAAADQVTVPMIASGGFADGRGLVAALALGAEGINMGTRFCATVEAPIHERVKQFILDNDERGTNLIFRKFHNTGRVARNSVSDEVVAISARADAVFEDIRPLVSGARGRLALETGDIDAGLVWAGQVQGLIRDIPSCAQLVARIVREAREIIASRLAGMPGVTSQVAA
- a CDS encoding acyl-CoA dehydrogenase family protein, whose protein sequence is MSDAAVLSIDAEAIADRVEAFVREVVVPYEKDPRIAVHGHGPPEDLVVELRAKARAAGVLTPHILPGGAHLTQRDTAKVLIRSGLSPLGPVAVNTMAPDEGNMYLLGKVGSAEQKTRFLDPLVRGEARSAFFMTEPAAEGGAGSDPSMMRTTCEMDGNHWVINGRKAFITGAQGARVGIVMAKSQDGACMFLVDLPDPAIRIERVLDTIDSSMPGGHAIIAIENLRVPADQMLGASGEGFQYAQVRLSPARLSHCMRWLGACIRANEIATAYACTRQAFGKLLVDHEGVGFMLADNLIDLRQCEQMIDWCAGILDGGSLGTAESSMAKVAVSEALMRVADRCVQVMGGTGVSGDTIVEQVFREIRAFRIYDGPTEVHKWSLAKKVKRDFLKAKAA
- a CDS encoding SDR family NAD(P)-dependent oxidoreductase is translated as MELQGVGAIVTGGASGLGGATARMLASHGAKVAIFDLNEEVGSQTAEAIGGIFCKVDVANEASVVAGIDKAQDAHGVARVLVNCAGVAPAIKTVGKENVPHPLDAYRRAIEINLIGTFTVISRFAARLADADPLGEERGVIVNTASVAAYDGQVGQAAYASSKGGVVGLTLPVARDLAQHRIRVMTIAPGIFLTPMLMGLPQAAQDSLGTQVPHPSRLGRPEEYAQLVESIIANPMLNGEVIRLDGAIRMAPR
- a CDS encoding phosphotransferase, with product MSGLPDENVGTTAVREGYGFDEAALADWMRGHVPGYAGPLQVEQFRGGQSNPTYKLVTPGRTYVLRRKPPGLLLKGAHAVEREAKVLTGLEKAGFPVAHVHALCTDDAVIGTWFYVMDMVEGRIFWDATVPGVPAGERAAIFDAMNAAMASLHMVDYAAVGLADYGKSGNYFARQIARWSRQYLDDSEAGRDPNMDRLLEWLPANIPVGDDATTITHGDFRIDNMIFHPTEPRVLAVLDWELSTLGHPGADFAYNAMMYRMPPYIVAGLGGADIAALGIPGEEEYVAAYCARTGRESLPGYDFYVAFNFFRLAAIFHGIKGRVLRGTASSAQAHERVRILPELMELAWQQARRAGA
- a CDS encoding SDR family NAD(P)-dependent oxidoreductase, giving the protein MDHRVALVTRAGEYVGPALARALAAGGHSLVLHGADEALVEELGGQTQVCAIGLAEVPLTGPGSLAEATGWRRLVDGALARFGRLDCAAIYPPSGTAAVFCSGPLLAAAPSDLTELAGYATSTLHALQVLIPPLRAAGGGQIVVFTSDAGARPEPGWSIYGAVRAGQSFLVQAAALEHAGEGLSINAVGSKNVVGPGFPGAPAEGLDDRHVPSGPWSRQLESESPAGRMGTMAELAAFCMPLLDGSSRYQTAQYFSFSGGWNTAARQAGTGT
- a CDS encoding amidohydrolase family protein, with the protein product MKNRIFSADAHIVEPRTLFLDGLPASLQKHAVSAAMEDGYMKMKVGPDVVHRQRLSAAAPDGGDIGRSKRKGASNLVGRLEDMEMEGIDCELVFPTLGLVLYFVRDREAAVASSQLYNDWALQFFGEHRHMFVPSAMLPALAIEDILAELRRVGTLGYTAAMLPTITGAALPAYNDEAWDPVFRLAGDLGIVFTFHTGTGDRPWISERGPGAAVINYATQMNEGIDATMRLVSGGVLDRNPDTKICFVESGASWLAALAERMDEVYEAHNYYVRPVLSLKPSEIIQRQVSCAFQHDRACIMSREVTGLKSLLWATDYPHAEGTFPKSRKVAAHLFDGIEIGEDEKAAILGGNAFDLFRPAPPPQGIKAAA